In one window of Phalacrocorax carbo chromosome 22, bPhaCar2.1, whole genome shotgun sequence DNA:
- the CD164L2 gene encoding CD164 sialomucin-like 2 protein, translating to MAPPCAGALRCALLCALLCAQGPAPTRAALAGECGELRSCEACTAGTALHNTTGCVWVGCGTPEEPETGTCVQKGAAARETCALYNTSTLCRVPLAALKSPTEEPPQSHSKEPATHSPRTTTTSAPLTGSPEFHPPGFDTASFIGGIVLVLSIQAVVFFIIKFIKSKDSTYQTLI from the exons ATGGCCCCGCCGTGCGCCGGGGCGCTGCGCTGCGCGCTGCTCTGCGCGCTACTGTGCGCGCAGGGACCCGCTCCCACCCGCGCAG ctttggCAGGAGAGTGCGGCGAGCTGAGGTCCTGCGAGGCATGCACGGCCGGCACTGCCCTACACAACACCACTGGCTGCGTCTGGGTGGGCTGCGGGACCCCCGAGGAGCCAG AGACAGGGACCTGTGTGCAGAAAGGGGCAGCAGCGCGGGAGACCTGTGCGCTCTACAACACCAGCACCCTGTGTCGAG TGCCTCTGGCAGCGCTGAAGTCCCCCACCGAAGAGCCGCCACAGTCCCATAGCAAGGAGCCGGCGACGCACTCCCCAA GGACCACCACCACCAGTGCCCCGTTGACAGGCAGCCCTGAGTTTCACCCGCCTGGCTTTGACACGGCCAGCTTCATCGGCGGCATCGTGCTGGTGCTGAGCATCCAAGCCGTGGTCTTCTTCATCATCAAGTTCATCAAGTCGAAGGACAGCACCTACCAAACGCT GATCTGA
- the GPR3 gene encoding G-protein coupled receptor 3 translates to MMEEGPPNSSEGQQGWFAARNSSSSSLDLESVVQPLVLNPWDVILCISGTIISCENAIVVVVIFYTPTFRAPMFLLIGSLATADLLAGLGLILHFAFVYFVPSEAVSLLTVGLLVTSFTASVSSLLTITIDRYLSLYNALTYYSEKTVTRTYIMLILTWGASICYGLLPIMGWNCLKDPSACSIVKPLTKNHLIILSISFFMVFAVMLQLYVQICKIVCRHAHQIAVQRHFLASSHYVTTRKGIATLAVILGTFASCWLPFAVYCLLGDYSYPALYTYATLLPATYNSMINPVIYAFRNQEIQKVLWTVCCGCFSSTMPFRSRSPSDV, encoded by the coding sequence ATGATGGAGGAAGGGCCCCCCAACTCCAGCGAAGGCCAGCAAGGCTGGTTTGCGgccaggaacagcagcagcagctccttggACCTGGAGTCTGTGGTGCAACCCCTTGTCTTGAACCCATGGGATGTCATCCTCTGCATCTCCGGGACCATTATCTCCTGTGAAAATGCCATTGTGGTGGTGGTCATCTTCTACACCCCGACTTTCCGGGCTCCTATGTTCCTCCTCATCGGCAGTTTGGCCACAGCCGACCTCCTGGCTGGTTTGGGGTTGATCCTGCATTTTGCCTTTGTCTACTTCGTCCCGTCGGAGGCGGTCAGCCTGCTCACGGTGGGGCTCCTGGTCACCTCCTTCACAGCCAGCGTCAGCAGCCTGCTGACCATCACCATCGACCGCTACCTGTCCCTCTACAACGCCCTGACCTACTACTCAGAGAAGACGGTCACCAGGACTTACATCATGTTGATCCTCACCTGGGGAGCCTCCATCTGCTACGGGCTCCTGCCCATCATGGGCTGGAACTGCCTGAAGGACCCCTCAGCCTGCAGCATCGTCAAGCCCCTGACAAAGAACCACCTCATCATCCTCTCCATCTCCTTCTTCATGGTCTTTGCAGTGATGCTCCAGCTCTACGTGCAGATCTGTAAGATCGTCTGCCGGCACGCCCACCAGATCGCCGTCCAGAGACATTTCCTGGCCAGTTCCCACTACGTCACCACCCGAAAAGGCATCGCCACCTTGGCCGTCATCCTGGGTACCTTCGCGTCCTGCTGGCTGCCCTTCGCCGTTTACTGTCTCCTGGGGGATTACAGCTACCCAGCCCTCTACACCTACGCCACCCTCCTCCCCGCCACCTACAACTCCATGATCAACCCCGTCATTTACGCCTTCAGGAACCAGGAGATCCAGAAGGTGCTGTGGACCGTCTGCTGTGGGTGCTTCTCCTCCACCATGCCTTTCCGGTCCCGCTCCCCCAGTGACGTCTGA